In Equus quagga isolate Etosha38 chromosome 14, UCLA_HA_Equagga_1.0, whole genome shotgun sequence, one DNA window encodes the following:
- the LOC124252274 gene encoding putative olfactory receptor 52P1 — protein sequence MLIFNHSSFTTFTLVGIPGLESQHLWLSLSFFSMFLAILICNGAILFLVATDPTLHTPMYLLLALLMVADLISTLALLPKLLCLFWFNHRDITSNACFTQMFFIHGASVVRSALLVAMGFDRFVAVCEPLHYNTILSHSLVGCLGLAALAKGVILILPMPLLLQRLTFCHVVIPHTYCDHMAVVKMACDHTRPNRIYGLFVILIVVGLDMLLIGFSYGLILQAVVHLNSRDATCKALSTCSAHLFVILVTYVPALFSSFTHRIGHNIPPHAHILLANLYLLLPSMLNPIIYGIKMKEMRDKVAKYLCRGTT from the coding sequence ATGCTAATCTTCAACCATTCCAGCTTCACAACCTTCACTTTGGTGGGTATACCAGGCTTAGAGTCACAGCATTTGTGgttatctctttccttcttctccatgtTTTTGGCTATCCTCATTTGCAATGGTGCTATCCTCTTCCTGGTGGCAACAGATCCCACACTCCATACACCAATGTATCTGCTCCTGGCCCTGCTTATGGTGGCTGACCTCATATCCACTCTGGCTCTGTTGCCCAAGCTCCTCTGTCTCTTCTGGTTCAATCACCGGGACATAACATCCAATGCCTGTTTCACCCAGATGTTTTTCATCCATGGAGCTTCTGTGGTACGATCAGCTCTACTTGTTGCAATGGGATTTGACCGCTTTGTGGCTGTGTGTGAGCCATTACACTACAACACAATTCTGAGCCATTCCTTAGTTGGATGCTTGGGACTAGCAGCTCTAGCCAAGGGTGTGATTCTTATTCTGCCCATGCCTCTTCTACTTCAAAGGTTGACTTTCTGCCATGTAGTCATTCCTCACACCTACTGTGACCACATGGCTGTGGTGAAAATGGCCTGTGACCACACCAGGCCCAACCGTATCTATGGACTCTTTGTGATTTTGATTGTGGTGGGACTTGATATGCTGCTTATTGGTTTCTCTTATGGTCTCATTCTGCAGGCTGTGGTGCACCTCAACTCTCGAGATGCCACCTGCAAAGCACTCAGCACCTGCTCAGCCCATCTCTTTGTCATCCTTGTCACTTATGTGCCTGCACTCTTTTCATCTTTTACCCACCGTATTGGTCACAATATCCCACCTCATGCCCACATTCTCCTTGCCAATCTCTACCTTCTCCTACCCTCAATGCTCAACCCTATCATCTATGGTATAAAGATGAAGGAAATGCGGGACAAGGTGGCCAAATATCTGTGCAGAGGAACTACATAG